One Triplophysa rosa linkage group LG9, Trosa_1v2, whole genome shotgun sequence genomic window carries:
- the LOC130558764 gene encoding adhesion G protein-coupled receptor A2-like, whose product MNALLVLCALMGCWRCALSNRYCPDLMIDSCHCNSERSKGFNRQSLRVKVVCDDADLVETMQPSSLPNSTVSLILSNNKISAVRNHSFSGLRALEKLDLGSNLISRIASAAFHGLTALKRLDLSNNRIGCFSSDMFLDLGRLSKLNLSGNIFSTLPEDLFTHLPSLRVLHFSTDDLFCDCQLEWLLMWVRSRSVRVGNETVCVYPARLHGLEFSCLQEHQLTCAGPLELPVLQLIPTQRQLVFRGDRLPLQCTASYLHPSVELTWVHDHHPVHTLEERGVHVEESIIHDCCLVTRPIVSGLFVQQRVSTQRLQRFISRRLRSQTDRRAVGEKIQQWISRASYEELLKLPDMLEKSRLNLLADKIREKINRFQMFAIRCTNSLMMSS is encoded by the exons ATGAACGCGCTGCTCGTGCTGTGCGCGCTCATGGGCTGCTGGAGATGCGCTCTGAGCAACAGATACTGTCCCGATCTgatgattgacagctgtcaCTGCAACTCCGAGAGATCAAAGGGATTTAACAGACAGAGTTTGCGCGTCAAAGTTGTCTGTGACGATGCGGACCTGGTGGAAACCATGCAGCCCAGCTCTTTACCCAACAGCACCGTGTCACT AATCCTGAGCAACAATAAGATCTCAGCGGTGAGAAATCACTCATTCAGCGGCCTGAGAGCTCTGGAGAAACT AGATCTCGGCAGTAATCTCATTAGCAGAATCGCCTCCGCTGCGTTTCACGGCCTGACAGCTCTTAAGAGACT GGATCTCTCCAACAACAGGATTGGCTGTTTCTCCTCTGATATGTTTCTCGACCTTGGCCGCCTCTCGAAACT GAATTTGTCTGGGAATATTTTTTCCACGCTGCCGGAGGATCTGTTCACACACTTGCCTTCTCTGAGAGTTCT cCACTTCAGCACAGATGATCTGTTTTGTGACTGTCAGCTGGAGTGGTTGTTGATGTGGGTCAGAAGTCGGTCAGTGCGTGTGGGGAATGAAACCGTGTGTGTGTATCCTGCTCGTCTTCATGGTCTGGAGTTCAGCTGTCTACAGGAACATCAGCTCACCTGTG ccGGACCTCTGGAGCTCCCCGTCCTGCAGCTCATCCCGACTCAGAGACAGCTTGTGTTCCGTGGTGACCGTCTGCCCCTGCAGTGCACGGCCTCGTACCTTCACCCCTCTGTCGAACTCACATGGGTCCACGATCATCATCCCGTTCACACGCTGGAGGAGAGGGGCGTGCACGTGGAGGAAAGCATCATTCACGACTGCTGCCTCGTTACCAG ACCGATTGTCTCGGGTCTGTTCGTTCAGCAGCGGGTGTCCACCCAGCGGCTGCAGCGCTTCATCAGTCGGAGACTGCGCAGTCAGACGGACAGAAGAGCGGTGGGTGAGAAGATTCAACAGTGGATCAGTCGAGCATCATATGAGGAACTGCTCAAACTGCCCGACATGCTGGAGAAATCACGTCTGAATCTGCTCGCAGACAAAATTAGAGAGAAAATCAACAGATTTCAGATGTTTGCCATTCGCTGCACTAACAgcctgatgatgtcatcataa